CGAGGAAACGGTCGAGGCCGTAGCGTTCCTGGGCGGCGGCGCGGGCCTCGGCGCCCGCCCGGCGCGCCCGGTCCGGCTCCGCGACGAACCGGCCGGCGGCCTCCAGCAGGGTGTCGACGCGGGTGGCGAGGGCACCGGCGCCCGGCGGCACCGCCGCCACCGCCTCGGTGGTGGCCAGCGCCACCACCGGCATGCCCATGGTCATCGCCTCGATCAGGCTCAGCCCGAGCGAGGTCCACCGGCACAGGTGCAGGTACGCCCGGCGCTTCGCCAGCTCGGCGTGCATCCGATGCTGCGGCACGTCGTCGTGGCTGGTCAGCCGGTCGGCGGGCAGGCCGAGATGCGCGGCCAGCCCGGCCACCTTCATGCCGAAGACGTCCAGCGGGGCGATCTCGGCGAACCGGGGCAGCAGGTCGGTGCCGGTGACCCGCCAGCGGCGTACCGGCTCGTTGATCACGACGGCCAGCCGGTCCAGCTCGCCGGTGTACGCCACCGCCGGCGGCACGATGCCGTGGTCGACGACGGTGGTGCGGGTGGCGCCGGTGTCCCAGAAGAGTTCGTTGAACGCGGTCACGTGGGCGATGAGCAGGTCGTCCCGGTCGGCCATCGGGTGACGGCTGTTCGGCACGGCGCCGTCCTTCGGCGTGTTGTGCTCCACGTAGATCGCCGGCAGGTCCCGGCCCGGCCGGCGGCCGAGCCACTCCGTGGCCAGGTCGAGTTCCTCGGGGCGTTGCAGGATCACCAGGTCCACCTCGGCGGTCCGCAGCTGCTCCGGGCTCACCTCGGCGGCGCT
This is a stretch of genomic DNA from Micromonospora sp. WMMD1082. It encodes these proteins:
- a CDS encoding glycosyltransferase, which encodes MNILLWHVHGSWTTSFVHGKHRYLVPATPDRGPYGLGRARTYTWPESAAEVSPEQLRTAEVDLVILQRPEELDLATEWLGRRPGRDLPAIYVEHNTPKDGAVPNSRHPMADRDDLLIAHVTAFNELFWDTGATRTTVVDHGIVPPAVAYTGELDRLAVVINEPVRRWRVTGTDLLPRFAEIAPLDVFGMKVAGLAAHLGLPADRLTSHDDVPQHRMHAELAKRRAYLHLCRWTSLGLSLIEAMTMGMPVVALATTEAVAAVPPGAGALATRVDTLLEAAGRFVAEPDRARRAGAEARAAAQERYGLDRFLADWDRLLEEEVCG